The following coding sequences lie in one Halogeometricum rufum genomic window:
- a CDS encoding cytochrome P450, giving the protein MSDQSAVDEFPPGPTGLPVVGAMPYSVLGGLDFRERMAEEYGDIVHWETHRDHVYQLNDPEFIGHVLVHNNTNYVKGEQFQRLLGPLLGNGILNSEGEAWRRNRHLVQPSFHPDQIQRYAGMMTDLTEDMLDDWSDGQTRSIHDDMMELTLRIVSEALFGVDIDRYVDDIETAVGDFLPATTSLPNFLLPEEVPLPSRRRMSDARDTLDDVVDEIIQRKRRDPGEHDVVSKLLAASDDDGNSLSEKQIRDEAITLITAGHETTAVSLTYTTYLLAQHPSVESKLVAELDSVLGDEPPTMADLPKLPYTEKVVKESMRLFPPVPGIVREAKSTDEIGGYTIPAGSRMFMNQWVVHRDGRWYDDPLAFEPERWTEEFERSLPPLAYFPFGAGPRRCIGDRFAMLEARLILATVYQDYHLELVSDRNLEVVPTITSRPDEEVRMKLHDRASEAATETTR; this is encoded by the coding sequence ATGAGTGACCAATCAGCGGTCGACGAGTTCCCGCCGGGTCCGACGGGACTCCCCGTCGTGGGCGCGATGCCCTACTCCGTCCTCGGCGGACTGGACTTCCGCGAACGGATGGCGGAGGAGTACGGCGACATCGTCCACTGGGAGACCCACCGGGATCACGTCTACCAGCTCAACGACCCGGAGTTCATCGGACACGTGCTGGTCCACAACAACACCAACTACGTGAAAGGCGAACAGTTCCAGCGGCTGCTCGGCCCGCTACTCGGCAACGGCATCCTCAACAGCGAGGGCGAGGCGTGGCGGCGCAACCGCCACCTCGTCCAGCCGTCTTTCCACCCCGATCAGATACAGCGGTACGCCGGGATGATGACCGACTTGACCGAGGACATGCTCGACGACTGGTCGGACGGGCAGACGCGTTCGATCCACGACGACATGATGGAGCTGACCCTCAGAATCGTCTCCGAAGCGCTGTTCGGCGTCGACATCGACCGGTACGTCGACGACATCGAGACCGCGGTCGGCGACTTCCTCCCGGCAACGACGAGCCTGCCGAACTTCCTACTCCCAGAGGAGGTACCGCTCCCGTCCCGACGGCGGATGAGCGACGCTCGGGACACGCTCGACGACGTCGTCGACGAGATCATCCAGCGCAAGCGACGGGACCCCGGCGAACACGACGTGGTCTCGAAACTGCTCGCCGCGAGCGACGACGACGGGAACTCGCTCTCCGAGAAGCAGATTCGCGACGAGGCCATCACGCTCATCACCGCGGGCCACGAGACGACGGCGGTCTCGCTGACGTACACGACGTACCTCCTCGCGCAGCACCCCTCCGTCGAGTCGAAACTGGTGGCCGAACTCGACTCGGTGCTCGGCGACGAGCCGCCGACGATGGCCGACCTCCCGAAACTCCCCTACACGGAGAAGGTCGTCAAGGAGTCGATGCGGCTGTTCCCGCCGGTCCCGGGCATCGTTCGCGAGGCGAAGTCGACGGACGAAATCGGCGGCTACACGATTCCCGCGGGGTCGAGGATGTTCATGAACCAGTGGGTCGTCCACCGGGACGGGCGCTGGTACGACGACCCCCTGGCGTTCGAACCGGAGCGCTGGACGGAGGAGTTCGAACGCTCGCTCCCGCCGCTGGCGTACTTCCCGTTCGGGGCGGGGCCGCGGCGGTGTATCGGCGACCGCTTCGCGATGCTCGAGGCCCGCCTCATCCTCGCGACGGTCTACCAGGACTACCACCTCGAACTCGTCTCCGACCGGAATCTGGAGGTGGTCCCGACGATAACCTCGCGACCGGACGAGGAGGTCAGGATGAAGCTTCACGACCGGGCGTCCGAAGCGGCGACCGAGACGACGCGGTAA
- a CDS encoding helix-turn-helix domain-containing protein: MTTDMLRYATLSLSLPDGVREPTFDLFDDSPAVSTTATRYLGPTENGRHVGLSDVCGDLAVARDLLESDDDVLQYNVAGTDGRGVVYAHHRSVGPIKELLDILYRHDIVLEWPIDHRGRERDSAVQFTIVGTDEGIHRATTEIPDVVDVTVERVGGVESKAEAEPTLTDPQAALLDLAVEKGYYEVPRRTTQRALADHLDVAPGTVGDRLQRIERRVMTAYADRGDDW; encoded by the coding sequence GTGACCACCGACATGCTTCGCTACGCCACGCTCTCGCTCTCGCTCCCCGACGGAGTGCGCGAACCGACGTTCGACCTGTTCGACGACTCTCCGGCCGTCTCGACGACGGCGACGCGGTACCTCGGCCCCACCGAGAACGGACGGCACGTCGGACTCTCCGACGTCTGCGGCGACCTCGCCGTCGCCCGCGACCTGCTGGAGTCCGACGACGACGTGCTCCAGTACAACGTCGCGGGGACGGACGGACGCGGCGTCGTCTACGCTCACCATCGGAGCGTCGGGCCGATCAAGGAGTTGCTCGACATCCTCTACCGCCACGATATCGTCCTCGAGTGGCCAATCGACCACCGGGGACGCGAACGCGACTCCGCCGTTCAGTTCACTATCGTCGGGACGGACGAGGGCATCCACCGGGCCACCACCGAGATTCCGGACGTCGTCGACGTCACCGTGGAGCGAGTCGGCGGCGTCGAATCGAAAGCCGAGGCGGAGCCCACGTTGACCGACCCGCAGGCCGCCCTGCTCGACCTGGCCGTCGAGAAGGGATACTACGAGGTGCCGCGACGGACGACCCAGCGCGCGCTGGCCGACCACCTCGACGTCGCGCCGGGGACGGTCGGCGACCGCCTCCAGCGCATCGAACGCCGGGTGATGACTGCGTACGCCGACCGCGGCGACGACTGGTGA
- a CDS encoding ATP-dependent nuclease, which produces MNAFRLPNDLPAFRNTTDLERDGDNLAQVLKTLRDEPNDKFDRIERAFVNIMDGVSGIRVPGRKAKNITVVVDEPGFGTAFELSEISSGSKEILTLITQIILSDGSSNLLLIEEPELHLHPIAERKIFDLLKNISENELTKVIVTTHSEVFVDQSKVDNILHVHRDGETGVSELFRVEGSADDVLVNLGYSNSSLYQSSGILFVEGRSDQRILEEFSRTISSSDDSLKSFDELRIEVFSGGGDTLVKNAPTLANITSRLRLPFLFVFDFDDQNPDEKHQDLKGEIGEYRVHILDKYCIESYLIDSPRAISAAFNFSESKIEQYLNNNSGQKNSKNVLKGLFKEFADGVTYDEEQHGWSIARQMNASELDDEMYLIVEQINSMLS; this is translated from the coding sequence ATTAACGCGTTCCGGCTTCCCAATGACCTACCTGCATTCCGGAACACCACAGATCTTGAGCGCGATGGGGACAACCTCGCACAAGTACTAAAAACACTCCGTGACGAGCCTAATGACAAATTTGACCGGATAGAGAGGGCTTTCGTTAATATTATGGATGGTGTCTCTGGAATTCGGGTTCCTGGGAGGAAGGCTAAAAATATTACTGTAGTTGTTGATGAACCTGGATTCGGAACAGCGTTCGAACTTTCTGAGATCTCCTCTGGATCAAAAGAGATCCTGACTCTAATCACACAAATAATCCTCTCAGATGGTTCATCGAACCTACTACTGATTGAAGAGCCAGAGTTACATTTACATCCTATCGCTGAGAGAAAAATATTTGACTTACTTAAGAACATCTCAGAAAATGAGCTAACAAAGGTTATTGTGACGACTCATTCTGAAGTCTTTGTAGATCAGAGTAAAGTAGACAATATTCTTCATGTTCACAGAGATGGTGAAACTGGTGTCTCGGAGCTCTTCCGAGTCGAAGGATCTGCTGATGATGTCTTAGTGAACCTAGGATATAGCAATAGTAGCTTGTACCAATCTTCAGGGATTCTTTTTGTAGAGGGTCGCTCGGATCAGAGAATACTTGAAGAATTTTCTAGAACTATCTCTTCGTCAGATGATTCGTTGAAATCGTTCGATGAACTAAGGATTGAAGTGTTTAGTGGGGGTGGTGATACGCTTGTAAAGAATGCTCCAACATTGGCGAACATAACCAGCAGACTACGTTTACCATTTTTATTCGTATTTGACTTTGATGATCAAAATCCAGATGAAAAACACCAAGATCTAAAAGGTGAGATCGGTGAATACCGAGTTCACATCCTTGACAAATATTGTATTGAATCCTATTTGATAGACTCTCCCAGAGCAATTTCGGCGGCATTCAATTTCTCAGAGAGTAAAATAGAACAGTATCTTAACAACAATTCAGGTCAGAAAAATTCCAAGAACGTTTTGAAGGGCCTTTTTAAGGAGTTTGCAGACGGAGTCACATACGATGAAGAACAGCATGGGTGGTCTATTGCTCGACAGATGAATGCTTCAGAATTAGATGATGAGATGTACTTGATCGTTGAGCAAATAAATTCGATGCTCAGTTAG
- a CDS encoding type II toxin-antitoxin system VapC family toxin yields the protein MASAVVDTSVLIAGFDADDARHTAGFDIVRGVDAGDLPTGRVTNYVVLETLNWIDGRNRHDKATEVYERLNTSSGFEIHHAPQKDFRRAMELFETYDGLAFGDATIAAYMERTDVEYLYSFDDDFDALDWVTRLETADNPF from the coding sequence GTGGCGTCTGCCGTCGTCGATACGAGCGTTCTGATCGCAGGGTTCGACGCGGACGACGCCCGCCACACCGCCGGGTTCGACATCGTCCGCGGCGTCGACGCGGGCGACCTGCCGACCGGGCGAGTGACGAACTACGTCGTCCTCGAGACGCTCAACTGGATTGACGGGCGAAATCGGCACGACAAGGCGACCGAGGTGTACGAACGGCTCAACACCTCGTCTGGATTCGAGATTCACCACGCACCGCAGAAGGACTTCAGGCGGGCGATGGAACTGTTCGAGACGTACGACGGTCTCGCCTTCGGCGACGCGACGATCGCCGCCTACATGGAACGGACGGACGTCGAATATCTCTATTCGTTCGACGACGATTTTGACGCACTCGACTGGGTAACTCGGTTGGAAACCGCGGATAACCCCTTCTGA
- a CDS encoding AbrB/MazE/SpoVT family DNA-binding domain-containing protein, translated as MAAEDSYEETKVSESGMVTIPAAIRRRLDIEPGDTIRWEVADDGSLSVGVVHERYGAFGDFEPASMGGDGLETHDLVGHEREATEQN; from the coding sequence ATGGCCGCCGAGGATAGCTACGAGGAGACGAAGGTGAGCGAGAGCGGTATGGTCACGATTCCGGCCGCCATCCGCCGACGCCTCGATATCGAACCCGGCGACACGATTCGATGGGAAGTCGCCGACGACGGTTCGCTGAGCGTCGGCGTCGTCCACGAACGGTACGGCGCCTTCGGCGACTTCGAACCCGCTTCGATGGGTGGCGACGGACTGGAGACACACGACCTCGTGGGACACGAACGCGAGGCGACGGAGCAGAACTGA
- a CDS encoding tyrosine-type recombinase/integrase, producing the protein MRAPEDLSPRDAVDRYLDRRSTELAESSIRSYRYRLKLWVEWCEDENIESLEELSGWTFERFEAFRSGQGIASPTLHGEMETLKGHIEYLERIEAVEDGLAEKVHVPDVPDSEMSRDTMLRPEDAEELIRYYRTHDHVYGTRFHVALELAFHTGARLGALRGLDRRDYHSDEQFVEFVHRPETNTPLKNQRSGERSVSLLSEVCDAVDAYIARHRPSGHDEFGRSPLFVTFHENRVSENAFRAWMYRATQPCVAGACPHQYDPKDCDFRRHSTASQCPSSRAPHHVRTGSITWHRDRGFPAEVTSERVNASQDVIEKHYDKASQRERMELRRRPHLEKLTID; encoded by the coding sequence GTGAGGGCGCCCGAAGACCTCTCCCCTCGCGACGCCGTCGATCGCTACCTCGATCGGCGCAGCACCGAACTCGCCGAGTCGTCGATCCGCTCGTACCGCTATCGGCTGAAGCTGTGGGTCGAGTGGTGCGAGGACGAGAACATCGAGTCCCTGGAGGAGCTTTCGGGCTGGACCTTCGAACGCTTCGAGGCGTTCCGCTCGGGACAGGGTATCGCGTCGCCGACACTCCACGGTGAGATGGAGACGCTGAAGGGACACATCGAGTATCTGGAACGGATCGAGGCCGTCGAGGATGGCCTCGCCGAGAAGGTCCACGTCCCGGACGTCCCTGATTCGGAGATGTCGCGGGACACGATGCTCCGACCCGAAGATGCGGAGGAACTCATCCGGTACTACCGGACGCACGACCACGTCTACGGCACGCGGTTCCACGTCGCTCTGGAACTCGCGTTTCACACGGGTGCGCGACTCGGAGCGCTGCGCGGCCTTGATCGTCGCGACTACCACTCCGACGAGCAGTTCGTCGAGTTCGTTCACCGACCAGAGACAAACACGCCGTTGAAGAACCAGCGGAGTGGTGAGCGGTCGGTGTCGCTTCTCTCGGAGGTCTGCGACGCCGTCGACGCGTACATCGCCCGGCACCGGCCCTCCGGCCACGACGAGTTCGGCCGGTCGCCGCTGTTCGTGACGTTTCACGAGAACCGCGTCAGCGAGAACGCGTTTCGAGCGTGGATGTACCGCGCGACGCAACCGTGCGTCGCGGGTGCGTGTCCTCACCAGTACGATCCGAAGGACTGCGACTTCCGTCGGCACTCGACGGCGAGTCAGTGTCCGTCCTCGAGGGCACCGCATCACGTTCGGACGGGTTCGATCACGTGGCATCGAGACCGAGGTTTCCCTGCGGAGGTGACTTCTGAACGTGTGAACGCGTCTCAGGACGTCATCGAGAAGCACTACGACAAGGCTTCCCAGCGAGAGCGGATGGAGTTGCGCCGTCGCCCTCACCTGGAGAAGCTGACGATCGACTGA
- a CDS encoding J domain-containing protein → MQVAFANIATELKRMDVDEWRVESGTDHRSDEPHLPYANAPNEPDDPGVVARWTVDGDQFAAPCDRWNTIRDNAQAVAKYLNAKRALDRYGVATVDSEFATARLPAGDEPTAAAAPAHVVLGVPPNASASTVRRAARQKKAETHPDNGGDVSEFKRVTKAEKTLLSGVTDE, encoded by the coding sequence ATGCAGGTGGCGTTCGCGAACATCGCGACCGAACTCAAGCGGATGGACGTCGACGAGTGGCGCGTCGAGTCGGGAACCGACCACCGGTCGGACGAGCCACACCTCCCGTACGCGAACGCACCGAACGAGCCCGACGACCCTGGTGTCGTCGCTCGGTGGACTGTGGACGGTGATCAGTTCGCCGCGCCGTGCGACCGCTGGAACACGATTCGGGACAACGCGCAGGCGGTCGCGAAGTACCTCAACGCGAAGCGGGCTCTCGACCGATACGGCGTCGCGACAGTCGACTCGGAGTTCGCGACCGCGCGTCTCCCCGCGGGCGATGAGCCGACGGCCGCCGCTGCTCCCGCGCATGTGGTTCTCGGCGTGCCTCCAAACGCGTCTGCCAGCACGGTGAGACGCGCCGCGAGGCAGAAGAAGGCCGAGACGCACCCCGACAACGGAGGCGATGTCTCGGAGTTCAAGCGCGTGACGAAGGCGGAGAAGACCCTGCTCTCGGGGGTAACCGATGAGTGA
- a CDS encoding helix-turn-helix transcriptional regulator, whose protein sequence is MTNCPVCGARIDGFSARAPGRRTADPCGHELGFQPASELMFQNTESSETVESNEENPNAGCRLITDGGRPEPVGIIEEFIRDNVDAGDWCVYSAKRVAKETELTGQEAGYWFSRIVGADPRFDPIDLEDDVHIERFNTNSSVVRWKVERYETEQGTKRLVADGGVRWGDLTEFQQRCLQEAIAFERAHDEPPIGLDLKEATSEFYETETNHGRLYPNLDTLVGYGLIEKGQVDRRSNYYAPTPAGRELVRRAAEDAVTRVLGGEVSGIAVTDGGEN, encoded by the coding sequence ATGACGAACTGCCCGGTTTGCGGTGCGCGCATCGACGGGTTCAGCGCCCGCGCCCCGGGACGACGGACCGCCGATCCGTGCGGCCACGAACTCGGCTTCCAACCAGCGAGCGAACTCATGTTCCAGAACACCGAGAGCAGCGAGACTGTGGAATCAAACGAGGAGAACCCGAACGCCGGGTGCCGACTCATCACCGACGGCGGCCGTCCAGAGCCCGTCGGAATCATCGAGGAGTTCATCCGCGACAACGTCGATGCGGGCGACTGGTGCGTCTACTCGGCGAAGCGCGTCGCGAAGGAGACCGAACTCACGGGCCAGGAGGCCGGCTACTGGTTCTCGCGAATCGTGGGGGCCGACCCGCGCTTCGACCCGATCGACCTGGAGGACGACGTTCACATCGAGCGGTTCAACACGAACTCCTCGGTCGTCCGCTGGAAGGTCGAACGCTACGAAACGGAGCAAGGGACGAAGCGCCTCGTCGCCGACGGTGGCGTCCGCTGGGGTGACCTGACGGAGTTCCAGCAGCGCTGCCTCCAGGAGGCGATCGCGTTCGAGCGCGCTCACGACGAGCCGCCGATCGGTCTGGACCTGAAGGAGGCGACGTCGGAGTTCTACGAGACGGAGACGAACCACGGCCGTCTGTATCCGAACCTCGATACGCTCGTCGGGTACGGGCTGATCGAGAAGGGTCAGGTCGACCGTCGCTCGAACTACTACGCGCCGACGCCCGCGGGCCGAGAGTTGGTCCGGCGCGCGGCCGAAGACGCTGTCACGCGCGTCCTCGGTGGTGAGGTGTCCGGTATCGCAGTCACCGACGGAGGCGAGAACTGA
- a CDS encoding winged-helix domain-containing protein → MSLNDSVVLEFLDEHDMELPPKPLYRNLNRHGHKIGYSTVRLRVNKLEEHGLLSKDSDGYYELTDLGKRWLDGEAEMNEVE, encoded by the coding sequence ATGTCTTTGAACGACTCGGTGGTTCTCGAGTTTCTCGATGAGCACGATATGGAACTTCCACCGAAGCCTCTATATCGAAATCTGAACCGCCACGGACACAAGATCGGATATTCGACTGTTCGCCTCCGAGTAAACAAGCTGGAGGAACACGGCCTACTGAGTAAAGACTCAGATGGGTACTACGAGCTAACTGACCTCGGGAAGCGGTGGCTTGACGGCGAGGCGGAGATGAACGAGGTTGAGTAA
- a CDS encoding zonular occludens toxin domain-containing protein: MSSTGETVDVSDRMESHAPPENLASHMSEMPKPVMENLILRRKVWPRMNVWNENWMCFFAGGTGSGKSYATLRLASALDPTFHVGRVAYSVEEFLKLAAQDLPEGAIIVLEEAGVAAGNRDWYTIANKVLDALTQTWRHQNNGAIMTAPDFDLIDNHVQRRFHHLMVMEGKNEAEGISKARVKYIQTNHEIGKMYKKYHRMIGDDGVLRRYKHIKFRLPDPEVIEAYENTKDDYSEGLVGDLLEQIQAEQAKNEKEDLSPMEVAQEILDEDRVGDYISEASGGEYFDRDLLKMDWNVSESQSKQIKKYLVREADLDVM; this comes from the coding sequence ATGAGCTCGACGGGTGAGACGGTAGACGTCAGCGACCGGATGGAGTCGCACGCTCCACCTGAGAATCTCGCGAGCCACATGAGCGAGATGCCGAAGCCGGTGATGGAGAACCTGATTCTCCGGCGGAAGGTGTGGCCGCGGATGAACGTGTGGAACGAGAACTGGATGTGCTTCTTCGCCGGCGGGACTGGCTCGGGGAAGTCGTACGCGACGCTCCGACTCGCGTCGGCCCTCGATCCGACGTTCCACGTCGGCCGTGTCGCGTACTCCGTCGAAGAGTTCCTGAAGCTGGCCGCGCAGGACCTGCCGGAGGGTGCGATCATCGTCCTCGAGGAGGCGGGCGTGGCGGCGGGGAACCGCGACTGGTACACGATCGCCAACAAGGTGCTGGACGCGCTGACGCAAACGTGGCGGCACCAGAACAACGGCGCGATCATGACGGCGCCGGACTTCGACTTGATCGACAACCACGTCCAGCGGCGTTTCCACCACCTGATGGTGATGGAGGGGAAGAACGAGGCCGAGGGGATCTCGAAGGCCCGCGTCAAGTACATCCAGACGAACCACGAGATCGGGAAGATGTACAAGAAGTACCACCGGATGATCGGAGACGACGGCGTCCTCCGGCGGTACAAGCACATCAAGTTCCGTCTGCCCGATCCAGAGGTGATCGAGGCGTACGAGAACACGAAAGACGACTACTCCGAGGGTCTCGTCGGAGACCTGCTGGAGCAGATCCAAGCGGAGCAGGCGAAGAACGAGAAAGAAGACCTCTCGCCGATGGAGGTGGCGCAGGAGATTCTCGACGAGGACCGAGTCGGAGATTACATCAGCGAGGCGTCTGGTGGCGAGTACTTCGATCGGGACCTGCTGAAGATGGACTGGAACGTTTCGGAATCGCAGTCGAAGCAGATCAAGAAGTATCTGGTCCGGGAGGCTGATCTCGATGTCATGTGA
- a CDS encoding class I SAM-dependent methyltransferase yields the protein MTSVRGLLEEVVPWPTVRFAGVRVPRPPGGRVPWPTVADSKSHYEAALLDAIRETVSIGDDVVIAGGEYGVSSVVAANQAGHSGTVTCFEAARDVAERAEETVTLNGVGHRVNVRNRVVETEGLTRGEDVGRPIRLDRVDSPDVLVVDVDGAELDLVRALSSSRLSPRAVVVEHHAVPGGSDYNPGRVVSAVEEAGYQIVAVHTRKIPPRFGGQETVLIGRQSR from the coding sequence ATGACCTCTGTTCGAGGTCTCCTCGAGGAGGTCGTGCCGTGGCCGACGGTCCGGTTTGCGGGGGTTCGTGTTCCACGGCCTCCAGGTGGCCGCGTCCCGTGGCCGACAGTCGCGGACTCGAAGTCTCACTACGAGGCGGCTTTGCTCGATGCGATTCGGGAGACCGTCTCGATCGGCGACGACGTCGTCATCGCCGGCGGTGAGTACGGCGTCTCGTCAGTCGTCGCAGCGAATCAGGCGGGCCACTCTGGCACCGTCACGTGTTTCGAGGCGGCAAGAGATGTCGCCGAGAGAGCAGAGGAGACGGTGACGCTGAACGGCGTCGGTCACCGAGTGAACGTTCGGAATCGAGTCGTGGAGACTGAGGGACTGACACGAGGCGAGGACGTCGGCCGCCCGATCCGGCTGGATCGTGTCGACTCACCCGACGTGCTGGTTGTCGATGTCGACGGCGCCGAACTGGACCTCGTCCGAGCACTCTCGTCCTCGAGGCTCTCGCCCCGCGCCGTCGTGGTGGAGCATCACGCTGTCCCCGGAGGCTCGGACTACAATCCGGGGAGAGTCGTGTCGGCGGTCGAGGAGGCTGGCTATCAGATTGTGGCCGTTCACACGCGAAAGATACCGCCTCGATTCGGAGGGCAGGAGACCGTTCTGATCGGGAGGCAGAGCCGATGA
- a CDS encoding alpha/beta fold hydrolase translates to MAKATPSDNSGEMETVTSADGTEIWYERSGSGPPLVLVHGAMIDRSIWDIGNVRSRLAEQTTVYAMDRRNHGDSASSDDASPDAQIADVVAVVESIDEPVHLLGHSSGANYALWAALRTDNLASVIPHEPAAPPDEDIKAVLKETMGKTIALIEEGQNEQALSMVVSDFAKFTPDELTELRSSPAWDAHVDIFHQTLLPELGAAAEFDWWNLKPFEELSTPTLLLVGSESPHKGLAERLDGMMPNSQLATFEGYGHAVHLVAPDRYTDEVLSFISEVD, encoded by the coding sequence ATGGCCAAAGCAACACCATCAGACAACAGCGGAGAAATGGAAACCGTTACGTCCGCAGATGGAACTGAGATTTGGTACGAGCGATCGGGAAGCGGGCCGCCGCTGGTTCTCGTCCACGGGGCGATGATCGATCGGTCGATATGGGACATCGGTAATGTCCGCTCTAGGCTCGCGGAACAGACTACAGTCTACGCCATGGACAGACGGAACCACGGCGACAGCGCGTCTTCTGACGATGCAAGTCCGGACGCACAGATTGCCGACGTGGTCGCGGTCGTCGAGTCGATCGACGAACCAGTCCACCTGCTTGGTCATTCCTCAGGAGCCAACTACGCGTTATGGGCAGCCCTGCGAACCGACAATCTCGCCAGCGTAATCCCGCACGAGCCTGCTGCCCCGCCCGACGAGGACATTAAAGCCGTCCTGAAAGAAACCATGGGGAAGACGATTGCGTTGATAGAAGAGGGGCAGAACGAGCAGGCACTATCGATGGTCGTCAGCGACTTTGCGAAATTCACACCGGATGAACTTACCGAGCTTCGCTCATCACCGGCTTGGGACGCCCACGTGGATATCTTCCATCAGACTCTCCTGCCCGAGTTGGGTGCTGCGGCGGAGTTCGATTGGTGGAACCTCAAACCATTCGAAGAGCTATCCACCCCGACCTTACTGCTCGTCGGCAGTGAGAGCCCCCACAAAGGTTTGGCCGAGCGACTCGACGGAATGATGCCGAACAGTCAACTCGCTACCTTCGAGGGATACGGACATGCAGTACATCTCGTTGCCCCGGACCGCTATACCGATGAGGTGCTATCCTTTATTAGCGAAGTAGACTGA
- a CDS encoding DUF4386 domain-containing protein, producing MVETTIRSDEGYVPESDEVNLADHSVRRGSLIAGLALLVMTPLAAFANFAVLDALVTPGNAAQTASAILNAEGTFRFAIASLFVVAVLDLTVAWALYVVFEPVSRGIALLMAWFRIVFAGIFMVAISQLTGVLSILTTANSVSAFSTEQHYAQALLGVNAFYDIWDAALILVGLHLVLLGYLVYRSGAVPSYKSGYVPKVLGVLLAIAGVGYVIDSFGRVLLTGYSFEVAAFTFVGEVLLIFWLFIYGRRIGLGEKAASITD from the coding sequence ATGGTTGAAACGACAATCAGGTCCGATGAAGGCTACGTCCCAGAGTCGGACGAAGTGAATCTCGCGGATCACTCGGTGCGTCGGGGGAGTCTGATCGCTGGACTCGCACTCCTCGTGATGACGCCGTTAGCGGCGTTTGCCAATTTCGCCGTGTTAGATGCCCTTGTCACGCCGGGAAACGCCGCGCAAACCGCGAGCGCTATTCTGAACGCCGAAGGAACGTTCCGTTTCGCCATCGCGAGTCTCTTCGTGGTCGCTGTGCTCGATCTGACTGTCGCGTGGGCGTTGTATGTGGTGTTCGAGCCGGTTAGCCGCGGAATCGCATTGCTGATGGCGTGGTTTAGAATCGTCTTCGCCGGGATCTTCATGGTGGCAATCAGTCAGCTCACGGGCGTGCTTTCGATATTGACCACTGCCAACTCGGTTTCGGCATTCAGCACGGAGCAGCACTACGCCCAAGCGCTGCTTGGCGTCAACGCCTTCTACGACATCTGGGATGCCGCATTGATCCTCGTCGGTCTCCACCTGGTGCTACTGGGGTATCTTGTGTACCGATCGGGGGCTGTCCCGTCGTATAAGTCCGGGTACGTTCCGAAGGTGCTGGGCGTCCTCTTGGCCATCGCGGGAGTTGGCTACGTAATCGATAGCTTCGGCCGGGTACTCCTCACTGGCTACTCGTTCGAGGTCGCCGCGTTCACGTTCGTCGGCGAAGTCCTGCTGATCTTCTGGTTGTTCATCTATGGGCGGCGTATCGGTCTCGGGGAGAAGGCGGCGTCTATAACGGACTGA
- a CDS encoding DUF7522 family protein, producing the protein MPKESANRLVNYLEKQAGPYFRGAIHYSEDEYYVLYLRDDVDSLYSNEKMEELVQYYRKENQYQTSEEPFELGNNHCTVNFYDDAILFHFTQGDRLGTVITLEPEAGRDIVGFITECLKQLHYNSPQEIPEAPTWLGE; encoded by the coding sequence ATGCCAAAAGAATCTGCTAATCGTCTGGTAAATTATCTCGAAAAGCAAGCAGGCCCATATTTCCGCGGAGCAATCCACTATTCTGAAGATGAGTATTATGTGTTATATCTGCGAGACGACGTAGATTCTCTATACTCAAACGAGAAGATGGAGGAGCTGGTACAGTATTACCGGAAGGAAAATCAGTATCAGACTTCTGAGGAGCCGTTCGAACTCGGAAATAACCATTGTACTGTGAATTTTTACGACGACGCGATACTATTCCATTTCACACAAGGAGACAGGCTCGGTACTGTAATCACCCTTGAACCGGAAGCAGGCCGAGATATTGTCGGATTCATCACAGAGTGTCTAAAACAGTTACACTATAACTCTCCACAGGAGATCCCCGAAGCACCGACGTGGTTGGGTGAATGA